Proteins encoded in a region of the Flavobacteriales bacterium genome:
- a CDS encoding DUF58 domain-containing protein: protein MDAKELLRKVRKIEIKTKGLSNQLFSGEYHSVFKGRGMAFSEVREYQAGDDIRTIDWNVTARLNHPYVKVFEEERELTVMLLVDVSASERFGTKVQFKEDLITELCAVLAFSAIQNNDKIGVIFFSDRIEKFIPPKKGRSHTLRIIRELIQFTPESKGTNISEALRYFNGVIKKRSIAFLISDFMDSGFERPLRIANKKHDMVAVRIFDIREQELPDVGLVRFRDPETDKVQWVDTHSKEVRKHYFQQGRQHEAFLKDAFLKSGVDNMKIRTDESYVRPLMNFFK from the coding sequence ATGGATGCCAAGGAGCTTTTACGAAAAGTAAGAAAGATAGAAATCAAAACGAAGGGGTTGTCCAACCAACTCTTTTCAGGAGAATACCATAGTGTTTTCAAAGGACGCGGAATGGCCTTCTCGGAGGTCAGGGAGTACCAGGCCGGAGATGATATCCGTACCATAGACTGGAACGTTACCGCCAGATTGAATCACCCCTATGTTAAGGTGTTTGAAGAAGAACGTGAGCTGACCGTGATGCTGCTGGTCGATGTCAGCGCCTCCGAACGCTTCGGCACCAAAGTTCAGTTCAAAGAGGACCTCATCACTGAATTATGCGCTGTGCTTGCTTTCTCTGCCATTCAGAATAATGACAAAATAGGTGTGATCTTTTTCAGCGACCGCATCGAAAAATTCATCCCGCCGAAAAAAGGAAGGTCACATACACTTCGCATCATCCGCGAACTGATACAATTCACACCTGAAAGCAAGGGCACCAATATTTCGGAAGCACTTCGCTACTTCAACGGTGTAATCAAGAAGCGGTCCATCGCCTTCCTGATCTCCGATTTCATGGACTCGGGTTTTGAACGGCCATTACGCATCGCCAATAAAAAACACGACATGGTCGCCGTCCGTATCTTTGATATTCGCGAACAGGAGCTTCCGGATGTAGGCCTTGTGCGCTTCAGGGATCCGGAAACGGATAAAGTACAATGGGTGGACACGCATTCCAAAGAAGTCAGGAAACATTACTTCCAGCAGGGCAGACAACATGAGGCATTCTTAAAAGATGCATTTCTAAAATCGGGTGTTGACAATATGAAAATACGCACCGACGAATCCTATGTCCGCCCACTCATGAATTTCTTTAAA
- a CDS encoding AAA family ATPase, with translation MEELSQAGPAIQPSGTDIRALNERIEKESAFIDLLMMEMDKVIVGQRYMVERLLIGLLSDGHILLEGVPGLAKTLAIKSLASTIHADFSRIQFTPDLLPADLVGTMIYNQKKEEFIPRQGPIFANFILADEINRAPAKVQSALLEAMQEHQVTIGEQTFPLPAPFLVLATQNPIEQEGTYPLPEAQVDRFMLKIIIHYPGKEEERKIIRQNLSREKAGINAVLHPEDIIKAKKVVREVYMDEKIENYILDIVFASRNPKEYNLEHFASMISYGGSPRASINLALAAKAHAFIKRRGYVIPEDVRAVCADVMRHRIGLTYEAEAENITSEDIIHDILNTVEVP, from the coding sequence ATGGAAGAACTATCACAAGCAGGTCCCGCCATCCAGCCATCAGGCACGGATATAAGGGCCTTGAACGAACGGATCGAGAAGGAAAGCGCCTTTATTGATCTCTTGATGATGGAGATGGATAAGGTCATTGTCGGGCAGCGATACATGGTGGAGCGACTGCTCATCGGTTTGCTCTCCGACGGACACATTCTGCTGGAGGGTGTCCCTGGTCTTGCCAAGACGCTTGCGATCAAATCACTCGCATCAACGATCCATGCGGATTTCAGCCGCATCCAGTTTACACCTGACCTGTTGCCCGCCGACCTGGTAGGCACCATGATCTACAATCAGAAAAAAGAAGAATTCATCCCACGACAGGGGCCCATTTTTGCCAACTTCATTCTGGCCGATGAGATCAACCGGGCGCCTGCAAAGGTTCAAAGTGCATTGCTGGAAGCCATGCAGGAACACCAGGTGACCATCGGTGAACAGACCTTTCCCCTGCCCGCTCCGTTTCTGGTACTCGCCACACAAAACCCGATCGAGCAGGAAGGAACCTATCCGTTACCGGAAGCACAAGTGGACCGGTTCATGCTAAAAATCATCATCCACTACCCAGGCAAAGAAGAAGAGCGTAAGATCATCAGGCAAAATCTATCCAGAGAAAAAGCCGGTATCAATGCCGTATTGCATCCGGAAGATATTATCAAAGCCAAGAAAGTTGTTCGTGAAGTATACATGGATGAGAAGATTGAGAACTACATTCTGGACATCGTCTTCGCTTCCCGGAATCCTAAAGAATACAACCTGGAACACTTCGCTTCCATGATCAGTTACGGAGGTTCACCACGGGCCAGTATCAACCTGGCACTGGCCGCCAAGGCGCATGCGTTCATCAAGCGCCGTGGTTATGTGATCCCGGAAGATGTTCGCGCCGTATGCGCCGATGTCATGAGACACCGTATCGGGCTTACTTATGAAGCGGAAGCGGAAAACATCACCAGTGAAGACATCATTCACGATATCCTCAACACGGTTGAAGTCCCATGA
- the truA gene encoding tRNA pseudouridine(38-40) synthase TruA, whose translation MTDPRRYFLQLAFDGADFHGWQVQNNAVTVQGLLQEKLGLMLGAPVELTGCGRTDTGVHARDFYAHFDVQDGVELPTGFIFRANGFLPPSIVLKAIYSVDGQAHTRFDAIARTYEYHISTKKDPFDHGRSWYLYGALDLLAMEKAAAQLIGCHDFDAFCKNVTDQPSTTCDVVRAVWEDRGDRLVFVITANRFIRNMVRAIVGTCVEIGQSRFQRDAMQQILLSKDRSLAGPSAPAHGLYLARVDYPAGIFATDSIKSLQG comes from the coding sequence ATGACCGATCCGCGGCGATATTTTCTTCAGTTGGCCTTTGACGGAGCCGACTTTCATGGTTGGCAGGTGCAGAATAATGCAGTCACCGTGCAAGGTTTGCTGCAAGAGAAACTAGGGTTGATGCTTGGTGCACCGGTAGAGCTGACCGGTTGTGGCCGGACTGATACCGGCGTTCATGCCCGTGACTTCTATGCCCATTTCGATGTGCAGGATGGCGTCGAATTACCAACCGGTTTTATTTTTCGGGCCAATGGGTTTCTTCCGCCATCTATTGTGCTAAAGGCTATATATTCCGTGGATGGGCAGGCGCACACTCGTTTTGATGCGATCGCCAGGACCTATGAATACCATATCTCTACCAAAAAAGATCCGTTCGACCATGGACGCTCATGGTACTTGTATGGTGCCCTGGACTTGCTGGCAATGGAGAAAGCAGCTGCACAACTGATCGGTTGCCATGACTTCGATGCGTTTTGCAAGAACGTTACGGACCAACCGTCTACCACATGCGATGTGGTGAGGGCCGTATGGGAGGACCGGGGTGACCGGCTCGTATTTGTGATCACGGCTAATCGTTTTATCCGAAACATGGTCAGGGCCATTGTTGGAACGTGCGTGGAAATAGGGCAGAGCCGATTCCAACGGGATGCCATGCAACAAATTCTTCTGTCGAAAGACCGTAGTCTTGCCGGACCATCTGCTCCGGCTCATGGACTTTATCTGGCGCGGGTGGACTATCCAGCGGGTATATTTGCAACAGATTCCATTAAATCACTGCAAGGATGA
- a CDS encoding ABC transporter ATP-binding protein, whose amino-acid sequence MSVSGKALDVHILKRIFLYAKPYGKVLTGAILVTLLLGFISPARPWLIQYTFDEYIVKPDPVGLRNMMLMLVGLLVLQAVFEFLQTYLANWLGQTVVRDLRQRTFDHISRLKSRFFDNTPIGTLVTRVVSDMEAIAEVFSDGILVIFGDILQLSVIIGSMLYMSWKLTLYSLCVMPLLIISTWIFKNGIRSIFQDVRNQVARLNAFVQEHVVGMNVVQVFNREEAEMKKFIEINKSHRKAHIRSVWYYSIFLPVVEILSAVSIGLMVWWGAREAIRGLDQGVTLGEMLAFIFFIYALFRPIRQLADKFNTLQMGMVAAERVFALLDRDERVKDHGTMSPGDLTGRIAFDDVHFAYVDEDWVLKGISFEVEAGQTLALVGATGSGKTSVINLLGRYYEFQKGRISIDGHDIRDIRLPELRKHVGVVLQDVFLFSDTIYHNITLGDPNITRDDVVRAAKIVGAHEFISRLPGAYDYDVRERGGTLSTGQRQLIAFIRAYVHDPRILVLDEATSSVDTGSEELIQYATARLTEGRTSVVIAHRLATIQKADKILVLDHGRIVESGNHSSLLNLGGVYQKLYELQFRHSQAS is encoded by the coding sequence ATGAGCGTCAGCGGCAAGGCATTGGATGTACATATACTGAAACGGATCTTTCTTTATGCAAAACCTTACGGCAAAGTTCTCACAGGCGCGATCCTGGTTACCTTGTTGCTTGGTTTCATTTCTCCCGCAAGACCCTGGTTGATCCAATATACGTTTGATGAATACATTGTCAAACCCGATCCTGTAGGGCTGCGCAATATGATGTTGATGCTTGTCGGACTGCTGGTCCTGCAGGCCGTGTTTGAATTTCTGCAAACCTACCTGGCAAACTGGTTGGGGCAGACCGTGGTGCGGGATTTGCGTCAAAGAACTTTTGATCATATATCCCGACTGAAATCACGTTTTTTTGATAACACCCCGATCGGTACCCTGGTAACGCGTGTTGTTTCCGATATGGAAGCCATTGCCGAAGTATTCTCAGATGGCATTCTCGTGATATTCGGAGACATCCTGCAATTGTCGGTTATCATAGGTTCTATGTTGTATATGAGTTGGAAACTGACCTTATATAGTTTGTGTGTAATGCCGTTGCTTATCATTTCCACATGGATCTTCAAAAACGGAATACGATCGATCTTTCAGGATGTTCGTAACCAGGTAGCCCGACTGAATGCTTTTGTTCAGGAGCATGTGGTAGGGATGAATGTGGTCCAGGTGTTTAACCGGGAAGAGGCGGAGATGAAGAAATTTATCGAGATCAACAAAAGCCATAGAAAAGCACACATCCGGTCGGTATGGTATTATTCGATTTTCCTGCCGGTGGTTGAGATCTTGTCTGCTGTTTCAATCGGACTGATGGTGTGGTGGGGTGCACGGGAAGCCATCCGGGGCCTGGATCAGGGCGTCACACTGGGGGAGATGCTGGCTTTTATCTTTTTCATTTATGCATTGTTCCGCCCGATCCGCCAGCTGGCCGATAAATTCAATACCCTGCAGATGGGGATGGTGGCGGCTGAAAGGGTTTTCGCACTGCTCGACCGTGATGAGCGGGTAAAAGACCACGGAACCATGTCTCCAGGAGATCTCACCGGGAGAATCGCTTTTGACGATGTGCATTTTGCTTACGTGGATGAAGATTGGGTATTGAAGGGAATTTCGTTTGAAGTAGAGGCCGGTCAGACATTGGCATTGGTAGGGGCCACAGGTTCGGGGAAAACCTCTGTGATCAATTTGCTGGGACGGTATTATGAATTCCAGAAGGGGCGCATATCCATTGACGGACATGACATCCGGGATATTCGTCTTCCGGAATTACGAAAACATGTAGGTGTTGTTTTACAGGATGTTTTTCTGTTCTCAGATACCATCTATCATAACATCACCCTGGGTGATCCGAACATCACCCGCGATGATGTGGTCAGGGCGGCGAAGATCGTTGGGGCGCATGAATTTATTTCCAGGCTGCCCGGTGCGTATGACTATGATGTTCGCGAGCGCGGAGGAACATTATCCACCGGACAACGCCAGTTGATCGCATTTATCAGGGCCTATGTACATGATCCCCGCATTCTGGTGCTGGATGAAGCCACATCTTCAGTGGATACAGGTTCGGAAGAACTGATCCAATATGCAACCGCCCGACTTACCGAAGGACGCACATCAGTGGTCATTGCCCATCGCCTTGCTACCATTCAGAAGGCAGATAAGATCCTGGTGCTTGATCATGGCCGCATCGTCGAGTCCGGAAACCATAGTTCACTCCTAAACCTGGGAGGGGTATATCAGAAGCTTTATGAATTGCAATTCCGGCATAGTCAGGCGTCCTGA
- a CDS encoding T9SS type A sorting domain-containing protein: MRRIITPIALVVSVFLSFQNAAAQNQNRTCGTTEYMERLFRENPGYEQRLQQMNQELAAYVAARKNSSEPHAVVTIPTVVHVVYNTSGQNHSDASVQSQIDAMNADFRLLNSDKSTAPSVFQSLQGDAEIEFCLAQRDPNGNPTTGITRTQTNTSSFSTNDDVKYTSSGGKDAWPRDKYLNLWVCDISGGILGYAQFPGGPAATDGVVLHTDYFGTINANTPFNLGRTGTHEVGHWLGLYHIWGDANCGNDQVSDTPTQQTSNSGCPSFPHVTCSNGPNGDMFMNYMDYVNDACMVMFSLGQNSRMQGVVDGSRSSLKTSDGCVPPSAPPVAGFDVDNSTTCSGTVQFFDQSTVGPTGWMWSFGDGNSSTTQNPVHTYTSNGTFNVKLVVSNAYGQDSITKNAVVTVNKPNAPTGQGDDLCGSGTANLSATGSGGTLNWYDAANGGNLVHTGGTYAPTVSNTTTFYVEEVVSTAPVKGGPADNSLGSGGYYTANDLRGLFFDVTSPFTLNSVKVYANTAGDRTIEVLDGDGGNVLHTITATIPAGESRVNLDFPMSPGTGYFIKITGATVDLYRNDASAAFPYDVAGLASITGTNASANGYYYYFYDWEVQEPDCVSERTSVVATVGTGGMTVTASSTDAACKSECSGTGTVSVSGGSGITYIWDNGHTEMTVTGLCAGNYSVTVSENGGCQEVKTITISEPATALIASVTTTDDSGSCDGTAAANATGGTPGYTYKWDDSGNQTTATATGLCTGNYNVTVTDANGCINIVGVQVDLGTGVITVGKEGGLMLFPNPAHGSFFVKAAAQGNATIEIYDAIGHKVVMKQVQLHSGQTLPIQVSTLVPGLYMVSVKWNGQQMTNRLMIH, from the coding sequence ATGAGAAGAATCATTACACCGATCGCGTTGGTGGTATCTGTTTTCTTATCCTTTCAGAATGCTGCTGCGCAAAATCAGAACCGCACGTGCGGTACAACAGAATACATGGAACGCTTGTTCCGGGAGAATCCGGGCTATGAGCAGCGTTTACAGCAAATGAATCAGGAATTGGCCGCTTATGTGGCTGCCAGAAAGAATTCCAGCGAGCCACATGCGGTTGTTACGATCCCGACAGTGGTTCACGTGGTATATAATACTTCCGGCCAAAACCATTCGGATGCGAGCGTACAATCGCAGATTGACGCCATGAATGCTGATTTCCGTTTACTGAATTCGGACAAGTCTACCGCACCATCCGTATTTCAATCACTTCAGGGAGATGCGGAGATCGAGTTTTGTCTGGCGCAACGTGATCCGAATGGCAACCCTACCACAGGTATCACCCGCACACAAACCAACACTTCATCTTTCAGTACCAATGATGATGTGAAGTACACAAGTTCAGGCGGTAAGGATGCCTGGCCCAGGGACAAATACCTGAACCTATGGGTTTGCGATATCAGCGGCGGTATCCTTGGGTATGCCCAGTTCCCCGGAGGACCCGCAGCAACGGATGGAGTGGTACTTCATACAGACTATTTCGGTACCATCAATGCCAACACCCCATTTAACCTGGGACGTACCGGTACCCATGAGGTCGGACACTGGCTCGGACTTTACCATATCTGGGGAGATGCCAACTGTGGCAATGACCAGGTAAGTGATACGCCCACCCAGCAAACGTCCAATTCGGGATGTCCCAGTTTTCCGCATGTGACCTGCAGTAACGGTCCGAATGGCGATATGTTCATGAACTACATGGACTACGTGAATGATGCTTGCATGGTGATGTTCTCTCTCGGGCAGAACTCCCGCATGCAAGGTGTGGTGGACGGTTCGCGCTCAAGTTTGAAAACGTCCGACGGATGTGTGCCTCCGTCTGCTCCACCTGTAGCCGGCTTTGATGTGGACAATTCCACCACCTGCTCAGGCACGGTTCAGTTCTTTGATCAAAGTACTGTAGGGCCTACCGGTTGGATGTGGAGCTTCGGTGATGGTAATTCATCAACAACACAAAACCCGGTTCATACTTATACCTCCAATGGTACATTTAATGTCAAGCTGGTTGTTTCCAATGCGTACGGACAGGATTCCATTACAAAGAATGCAGTGGTAACCGTCAATAAACCCAATGCTCCGACCGGACAGGGAGATGATCTTTGTGGCAGTGGTACGGCAAACCTGTCGGCCACCGGGAGCGGTGGTACATTGAACTGGTATGATGCGGCGAACGGAGGTAATCTTGTTCATACGGGAGGCACATACGCTCCAACGGTTTCAAACACCACCACCTTTTATGTAGAGGAAGTGGTTAGCACTGCCCCGGTAAAGGGAGGTCCTGCCGACAATTCCCTTGGAAGCGGCGGATATTATACGGCCAACGATCTTCGTGGATTGTTCTTTGATGTGACCAGTCCGTTTACGCTGAACTCGGTAAAAGTATATGCCAATACAGCCGGTGACAGGACCATTGAAGTCCTCGACGGTGACGGTGGAAACGTGCTGCACACCATAACAGCGACCATACCGGCAGGTGAAAGCCGTGTTAATCTGGATTTTCCCATGTCGCCGGGAACGGGTTATTTTATCAAAATTACGGGTGCAACGGTTGATCTTTACCGGAACGATGCCAGCGCTGCCTTTCCTTATGATGTGGCCGGCCTTGCCAGCATTACCGGAACCAATGCTTCGGCTAACGGTTATTACTACTATTTCTACGATTGGGAAGTGCAGGAGCCGGATTGTGTGAGCGAACGTACTTCCGTTGTGGCAACCGTTGGTACCGGAGGAATGACCGTCACAGCGTCTTCTACGGATGCTGCTTGCAAAAGTGAGTGTTCGGGAACCGGAACGGTATCGGTTTCCGGAGGTTCAGGCATCACGTACATCTGGGATAACGGGCATACAGAGATGACCGTGACCGGCTTGTGTGCCGGTAATTACAGCGTTACCGTTTCAGAAAATGGTGGTTGCCAGGAGGTAAAAACCATTACGATTTCAGAACCGGCCACGGCTTTAATAGCCAGCGTAACTACCACCGATGATTCCGGCTCATGTGATGGAACAGCCGCGGCCAATGCCACCGGAGGAACCCCAGGGTATACTTATAAGTGGGATGACAGTGGAAATCAAACCACAGCTACCGCTACCGGGTTGTGTACCGGCAACTATAACGTTACCGTTACCGATGCAAATGGATGTATCAACATTGTTGGCGTTCAGGTGGACCTCGGTACCGGCGTGATCACCGTTGGTAAAGAAGGAGGATTAATGCTCTTCCCGAATCCTGCCCATGGTTCATTCTTTGTGAAAGCAGCTGCGCAGGGCAATGCCACCATTGAGATTTATGATGCCATCGGACATAAGGTGGTGATGAAACAAGTTCAGTTACACAGCGGACAAACATTACCGATCCAGGTATCAACACTTGTTCCCGGGTTATACATGGTATCCGTGAAGTGGAACGGCCAGCAAATGACCAACCGGCTGATGATCCATTAG
- the uvrA gene encoding excinuclease ABC subunit UvrA, whose product MPEAKKKEKGGKQIRIRGARIHNLKNINLDLPRNKLTVITGLSGSGKSSLAFDTLFAEGQRRYVESLSSYARQFLGRMEKPDVDRIDGLSPAIAIEQKVNSKNPRSTVGTTTEIYDYLKLLFARIGKTFSPVSGEEVKRHSVSDVMQYLLGIEEGARVQLIAAHAPGKQRSVEEHLKVLIQQGFSRVRLGDETVLIEDVSDTSTLSDQDGKIHLVIDRFKVVHGDDDFESRAADSIETAFYEGNGQCYLFYEQKDKWKEQHFSNRFELDGMQFEEPSVHLFSFNNPYGACRACEGFGTIIGIDEALVIPDQSLSVYDDAVICWRGEKMSKWKDRLIMSAYKSDFPIHKAYQDMTEAEKDVLWNGNKDFKGIYHFFKYLEEKSYKIQYRVMLARYRGKTVCTECKGSRLRQEALFIKVNDRTIRELVNMPIGKLRVFFADIRLNENETNIARRILKEINSRLEYLDKVGLSYLTLNRPSVTLSGGESQRINLATSLGSSLVGSMYILDEPSIGLHPRDTEKLISVLQSLRDLENTVIVVEHDEEIMRSADRIVDLGPGAGYLGGKVVFEGDHNALLTDKESITTGYLTGRLQIEAPKEKRQSSGTIQIIGCRENNLKNIDVSIPLGVLTVVTGVSGSGKSSLVKTILYPAMLKQLGGYAPYVGQFTRLGGDMHRIGSVEFVDQNPIGKSSRSNPVTYVKAYDEIRALYASQPLSKMRGYTPAYFSFNVDGGRCEECKGEGEVTVEMQFMADIHLVCESCNGKRFREEILEVNYHGKDIRDILELTVDEAVDFFSSVPKPKAPDKKIVDKLMPLKQTGLGYVKLGQSSNTLSGGEAQRIKLASFLSKGAGDGNTLFIFDEPTTGLHFHDINKLLNSFYALLENGHSVVVIEHHPDVIKCASHVIDLGPEGGEEGGTVIFEGTPEGLAECEASYTGRSLKGKI is encoded by the coding sequence ATGCCGGAAGCAAAAAAAAAGGAAAAAGGGGGAAAACAGATCAGGATTCGCGGTGCACGCATTCACAACCTGAAAAATATCAACCTGGACCTGCCCAGGAACAAACTCACCGTTATCACCGGGTTATCAGGGTCTGGAAAATCTTCATTGGCGTTCGATACCTTGTTCGCCGAAGGGCAGAGAAGGTATGTGGAAAGCCTGTCCTCGTATGCCAGACAATTTTTAGGCAGGATGGAAAAACCGGACGTGGACCGGATTGATGGGCTATCCCCCGCTATTGCCATAGAACAAAAGGTCAATTCAAAGAACCCCAGATCCACCGTTGGCACCACTACGGAAATCTATGACTACCTGAAATTACTATTTGCCAGGATAGGAAAGACTTTTTCCCCTGTCTCAGGAGAGGAAGTAAAGCGCCACAGTGTATCGGATGTAATGCAATACCTCCTTGGGATTGAAGAAGGGGCACGCGTACAACTGATCGCCGCACATGCGCCCGGCAAGCAACGATCTGTGGAGGAACACCTGAAAGTATTGATCCAACAAGGATTCTCACGGGTTCGCTTAGGTGACGAGACCGTCCTTATTGAAGATGTGAGCGATACTTCAACACTATCCGATCAGGATGGAAAGATTCACCTGGTGATCGATCGCTTTAAAGTTGTTCATGGCGATGATGATTTTGAAAGCAGGGCGGCGGACTCCATAGAAACGGCTTTCTATGAAGGCAATGGACAGTGTTACCTGTTCTATGAGCAAAAAGATAAATGGAAGGAGCAGCATTTCTCGAACCGCTTTGAGCTTGACGGGATGCAATTCGAAGAACCATCCGTTCACCTCTTCAGCTTTAATAATCCATATGGTGCATGCAGGGCATGTGAGGGGTTCGGAACAATCATTGGCATTGATGAGGCCCTGGTTATTCCGGACCAAAGCCTTTCGGTATATGATGACGCCGTGATCTGCTGGAGAGGTGAAAAAATGAGCAAATGGAAGGACCGTCTGATCATGAGCGCTTACAAGTCTGACTTTCCCATCCACAAGGCTTATCAGGACATGACGGAAGCGGAGAAAGATGTACTGTGGAATGGCAATAAAGACTTCAAAGGGATTTATCATTTCTTCAAATACCTGGAAGAGAAAAGTTATAAGATCCAGTATCGCGTGATGCTGGCGCGCTACCGGGGCAAAACGGTGTGCACGGAATGCAAAGGCAGCCGCCTGCGACAGGAAGCCCTGTTCATCAAGGTCAATGACCGCACCATACGGGAACTGGTGAATATGCCCATCGGCAAGCTGCGGGTGTTTTTCGCAGACATCCGGCTCAATGAAAATGAAACCAATATAGCACGTCGCATTCTCAAAGAGATCAATAGCCGCCTGGAGTACCTGGATAAAGTCGGCCTTAGCTATCTCACCCTGAACAGGCCATCCGTTACATTATCAGGTGGTGAGTCTCAGCGCATCAACCTCGCCACATCTCTTGGAAGCAGTCTGGTCGGCTCCATGTACATCCTGGATGAACCCAGTATCGGCCTGCACCCGAGAGACACAGAAAAGCTTATCAGCGTTCTGCAATCACTGCGCGACCTGGAAAATACGGTTATCGTGGTGGAACACGACGAAGAGATCATGCGTTCCGCTGATCGCATCGTTGACCTGGGCCCGGGTGCCGGTTACCTTGGAGGCAAGGTTGTTTTTGAAGGAGACCATAATGCTTTGCTAACCGACAAGGAAAGTATTACAACAGGCTATCTGACCGGCAGACTCCAGATTGAGGCCCCCAAAGAGAAAAGACAAAGTTCAGGTACCATTCAGATTATCGGGTGCCGCGAAAATAACCTCAAGAATATTGATGTAAGTATCCCTCTGGGGGTTTTAACCGTGGTGACGGGTGTCAGTGGATCCGGTAAATCATCCCTGGTCAAGACCATCCTCTACCCTGCCATGCTTAAGCAACTGGGTGGTTATGCACCTTATGTTGGACAGTTTACCCGTCTCGGGGGAGACATGCACAGGATAGGTAGCGTGGAGTTTGTGGATCAGAACCCTATCGGTAAATCTTCCAGGTCCAATCCGGTGACCTATGTAAAGGCCTATGATGAGATCAGGGCGTTGTATGCTTCCCAGCCCCTCTCCAAAATGCGTGGTTATACCCCTGCATACTTTTCCTTCAATGTAGATGGTGGCCGATGTGAAGAATGCAAGGGCGAGGGCGAGGTGACCGTAGAAATGCAATTCATGGCTGATATTCACCTGGTGTGTGAGTCATGCAACGGAAAGCGATTCAGGGAAGAAATCCTGGAAGTAAATTACCATGGAAAAGACATCCGTGATATTCTGGAGCTGACGGTGGATGAAGCAGTGGATTTTTTCTCAAGTGTACCAAAACCCAAAGCTCCGGATAAGAAGATTGTTGACAAACTGATGCCGTTGAAGCAAACCGGCCTGGGCTACGTCAAGCTCGGGCAGTCCTCCAACACCCTTAGTGGTGGAGAGGCACAACGGATCAAGCTTGCTTCCTTTTTATCCAAGGGAGCAGGAGACGGCAACACCTTGTTTATCTTTGATGAACCCACCACAGGGCTTCACTTTCATGACATCAACAAGTTATTGAACTCCTTTTATGCCCTGCTCGAAAATGGCCACAGTGTAGTGGTGATTGAGCATCACCCGGATGTGATCAAATGTGCATCACACGTCATTGACCTGGGTCCGGAAGGCGGCGAAGAGGGTGGTACTGTGATTTTCGAAGGCACACCTGAAGGATTAGCTGAATGCGAGGCTTCTTATACCGGAAGATCTCTCAAGGGTAAAATCTGA
- a CDS encoding sigma-70 family RNA polymerase sigma factor has protein sequence MRRQIQNDQELIKKYIAGDSRCMEMLINRHKGKIYTYILMLVKNDALAEDILQDTLVKVIQTLEKGNYNEEGKFMPWVMRIAHNLVIDHFRKSNRMPMVSNQRYHGEEESFDIFDFISSDEMHREDSMIRQQIRADLRRLIRELSDEQREVLMMRHYADMSFKEIAAITNVSINTALGRMRYALINLRKMIEEKHVSLTVD, from the coding sequence ATGCGACGTCAGATTCAGAATGACCAAGAACTTATTAAGAAGTACATTGCCGGTGATAGCCGGTGTATGGAAATGCTCATCAACAGGCATAAGGGTAAAATATATACCTATATATTAATGTTGGTGAAAAACGATGCCCTGGCAGAGGATATCCTGCAAGATACCCTGGTCAAGGTGATCCAGACCCTGGAAAAGGGCAATTACAATGAGGAGGGCAAGTTCATGCCCTGGGTGATGCGAATTGCCCACAACCTTGTTATCGATCATTTCAGGAAATCCAACCGCATGCCCATGGTATCCAATCAGCGCTACCATGGTGAAGAGGAGAGCTTTGATATCTTCGACTTTATCAGTTCGGATGAAATGCACCGGGAGGATTCGATGATCCGTCAGCAGATCAGAGCGGATCTCCGCCGGTTGATCCGTGAGTTATCGGATGAACAGCGTGAGGTCCTCATGATGAGGCATTATGCGGATATGAGTTTCAAGGAAATCGCTGCCATCACGAATGTGAGCATCAACACAGCGTTGGGACGTATGCGTTATGCCTTGATCAACCTTCGCAAGATGATTGAAGAGAAACACGTTTCTCTTACAGTTGATTAG